Below is a genomic region from Arcanobacterium haemolyticum DSM 20595.
AGAGCGTCTCGCACTCCCACGTGCGTACTTCCCGCCGTTGGAACCCGAACATTCAGCGTGTTCGTGCTCTCGTTAAGGGTGCCCCTAAGCGTCTGAACGTGTGCACCTCGTGCCTGAAGGCTGGCAAGGTTACACGCAACGTGTGATCGAAGCTAGAAGCTTTTACTATCTTCCCCAACTTTTTACGGTTGGGGAAGATTTTTTATATGCGGGACTTGTTAGGGCGGCTGGCTGGCTACCATCTAAGCCGTCCCCCTCACAACCCTCTAAAAGTACGAGCACACCAGCGCGCCAGCATCATCTCGCACCACAGAAACGGGTGTTTTGAAGATTCGGGTGAGGGTTTCGCTGGTGCACACATCGTCCACACTCCCCTGCTCGATCACGAGCCCGTCTTGCATGGCAATGATCCGGTCAGCGTAGCGGGTGGCAAAATTGATGTCGTGTAGAACGATCACGATGGTGCGGCCAAGCTCGTCGGCGGCCCGCCGTAGCTGCCGCATCATGTGAACGGAATGTTGCATATCCAAATTGTTTAACGGCTCATCAAGCAACACATAATCGGTATCTTGAGCGAGAACCATGGCAACGTAGGCGCGTTGCCGTTGCCCGCCGGAGAGCTGATCCAAGAATCGGTGTTCCAATTCTTCCAAATCAAGAAAGGCGATGGCCGTATCGATGTGGCGCTGATCTTCGGCCGTCAACCGCCCTCCAGAATAGGGAAACCGCCCGAACGCCACGAGTTGGCGCACAGTCAACCGGGTAACGAAGTGGTTTTCTTGCCGCAAAATGGAAAGGATCCGAGCAACAGCATTGGATTCGGCGGTGGCCACGTCTAGCCCGCCAACAACAATTTCTCCGCTGTCAGGTTTTTGGAGCCGCCCGATCATGGTGAGCACGGTG
It encodes:
- a CDS encoding iron ABC transporter ATP-binding protein, which translates into the protein MIRLRNITRTYSAEATIGPVNLDIPRGGITALVGPNGAGKSTVLTMIGRLQKPDSGEIVVGGLDVATAESNAVARILSILRQENHFVTRLTVRQLVAFGRFPYSGGRLTAEDQRHIDTAIAFLDLEELEHRFLDQLSGGQRQRAYVAMVLAQDTDYVLLDEPLNNLDMQHSVHMMRQLRRAADELGRTIVIVLHDINFATRYADRIIAMQDGLVIEQGSVDDVCTSETLTRIFKTPVSVVRDDAGALVCSYF
- the rpmB gene encoding 50S ribosomal protein L28; its protein translation is MASVCEVCGKGPNFGKSVSHSHVRTSRRWNPNIQRVRALVKGAPKRLNVCTSCLKAGKVTRNV